The Hyla sarda isolate aHylSar1 chromosome 3, aHylSar1.hap1, whole genome shotgun sequence genome contains the following window.
tgcaggggggttatgggggtgatgagaggtgcggggggatatggaggtgatgagaggtgcagggggggttatgggggtgatgagaggtgcagggaggttatggaggtgatgagaggtgtgggggggttatgggggtgataagaggtgcaggggaggttatgggggtgataagaggtgtgggggggttatgggggtgatgagaggtgtgggggggttatgggggtgataaaagatGTGGGTGGTTATggcagtgatgagaggtgcgggggggttatggggggtgataagaggtgcaggggggttatgggggtgatgagaagtgcaggggggttatggaggtgatgagaggtgcagggggatatgagtttgatgagaggtgcaggaggttatgggggtgataagaggtgccagGGTTATGAgggttatgagaggtgcaggggggtgttatgggggtgataagaggtgcgggggggggttatggaggggaTGAAAGgtacaggggggttatgggggtgataagaggtgcaggggggttatgggggtgataagaggtgtgggggtgatgagaggtgcaggggggggggggttatggaggtgctgctgaggagatccctGCCTACAtataggtgagtaaaagtttttttttttttttttatttgtttttttttttatcatcctgGCATCAGCTGGAGAGGAGAGGTGATGAAAGGGTGTGCAgatgagagggggtgatgatgtgaaggAGGTGAGAAGGGGGGTTGCGCAGGAAAggaggggtgatgatgtggaagggagggggtgatgatgtggaagacgggggggatgatgatgtggaagaagtgagagggggatgatgatgtggaagaggtgagagggggtgatgatgtggaagaggtgagaggggggaagatgtggaagaggtgagaggggggaagATGTGGAAGAAGTGAGAGGGggtggtgatgatgtggaagaggtgagaggggggtggtgatgtggaagaggtgagggggggtgatgatgtgaaagaggtgaggggggtgatgtggaagaggtgagggggtgatgtggaagaggtgagggggggtgatgatgtggaagacaGGGGGGGTGATTATATGGAAGATGgggaggatgatgatgtggaagaCGGGGAGGATGAAGATGTGGAAGACGGGGAGGATAACGATGTGGAAGACGGGGAGGATGACGATGTGGAAGACGgggaggatgatgatgtggaagacggggaggatgatgatgtggaagaccgggaggatgatgtggaagaggtgagagggggggggatgtggaagaagtgagagggggggtggtgatgatgtggaataggtgaggggggatgatgtgaaAGAGGTGagaggggtgatgatgtggaagggGGGAGTGATGTGGaagaggggggatgatgtggaagaggtgagagtgGGGCTGATGATGTGGCGGaggtgggggggtgatgatgtggaagaggtgatgatgtggaagaggtgaggggggtgatgatgtggaggaggtgagggtgtgtgtgtgcaggtgagcgggtggtgatgatgtggagaaggtgagaggggaggtgatgatgtggaggaggtgagggaggtgtgcaggtgagagagggggtgtgcaggtgagagggggatgatgatgtggaagaggtgagagggggtgatgatgtggaagaggggggggtgatgatgtggaagggggggtgatgatgtggaaggggggggtgatgatgtggaaggggggagtgatgatgtggaaggggggggtgatgatgtggaagaggtgagagggggggtgataatgtggaagaggtgagagggggggtgataatgtggaagaggtgagagggggtgatgatgtggaagaggtgagaggggggtgatgatgtggaagtggtgagaggggggtgatgatgaggaagacggggggtgatgatgtggaagacggggagggtgatgatgtggaagacggGGGGTGATGATAGggaggggtgatgatgtggaagaggtgagagggggaagatgtggaagaggtgagagggggggagatgtggaaGAAGTGAGAGGGGggtggtgatgatgtggaagaggtgagaggtgggtggtgatgtggaagaggtgagggggggtgatgatgttgaagaggtgaggggggtgatgtggaagaggtgaggggggggtgatgatgtggaagacaGGGGGGGTGATTATATGGaaggtgatgatgtggaagacggggaggatgatgatgtggaagaCGGGGAGGATGACGATGTGGAAGACGGGGAGGATGACGATGTGGAAGATGGGGAGGATGACGATGTGGAAGATGGGGAGGATGACGATGTGGAAGACGgggaggatgatgatgtggaagacggggaggatgatgatgtggaagacggggaggatgatgatgtggaagacggggaggatgatgtggaagaggtgagagggggggatgatgtggaagaagtgagggggggatgatgtgaaagaggtgagagggggtgatgatgtggaaagGGGGAGTGATGTGgaagagggggggatgatgtggaagaggtgagagtggggctgatgatgtggaagagctgagagggggtgatgatgtggaggagatgggggggtgatgatgtggaagaggtgagaggggggggtgattatgtggaagaggtgagagggggtgatgatgtggaagaggtgagaggggggtgatgatgtggaagtggtgagaggggggtgatgatgaggaagacggggggtgatgatgtggaagacggggagggtgatgatgtggaagacggGGGGTGATGATAGggaggggtgatgatgtggaagaggtgagagggggaagatgtggaagaggtgagagggggggagatgtggaaGAAGTGAGAGGGGggtggtgatgatgtggaagaggtgagaggtgggtggtgatgtggaagaggtgaggggggggtgatgatgttgaagaggtgaggggggtgatgtggaagaggtgaggggggggtgatgatgtggaagacaGGGGGGGTGATTATATGGaaggtgatgatgtggaagacggggaggatgatgatgtggaagaCGGGGAGGATGACGATGTGGAAGACGGGGAGGATGACGATGTGGAAGATGGGGAGGATGACGATGTGGAAGATGGGGAGGATGACGATGTGGAAGACGgggaggatgatgatgtggaagacggggaggatgatgatgtggaagacggggaggatgatgatgtggaagaCGGGGAGGATGATGTGGTGGAAGACGGGgaggatgatgtggaagaggtgagggggggatgatgtgaaagaggtgagagggggtgatgatgtggaaagGGGGAGTGATGTGgaagagggggggatgatgtggaagaggtgagagtggggctgatgatgtggaagagctgagagggggtgatgatgtggaggagatggggggggtgatgatgtggaagaggtgagaggggggggggtgattatgtggaagaggtgagagggggtgatgatgtggaagaggtgagaggggggtgatgatgtggaagtggtgagaggggggtgatgatgaggaagacggggggtgatgatgtggaagacggggagggtgatgatgtggaagacggGGGGTGATGATAGggaggggtgatgatgtggaagaggtgagagtggggctgatgatgtggaagagctgagagggggtgatgatgtggaggagatggggggggtgatg
Protein-coding sequences here:
- the LOC130361010 gene encoding uncharacterized protein DDB_G0271670-like; amino-acid sequence: SSSPSSTTSSSPSSTSSSSPSSTSSSSPSSTSSSSPSSTSSSSPSSTSSSSPSSTSSSSPSSTSSSSPSSTSSSSPSSTSSPSNPPLTSSTSSPPLTSSTSSSPSSTSSSSPSSTSSSSPSSTSSSSPSSTSSSSPSSTSSSSPSSTSSSSPSSTSSSSPSSTSSSSPSSTSSPSHPPLTSSTSSPPPSHFFHISPPLTSSTSSPSHLFHIITPPYHHPPSSTSSPSPSSTSSPPVFPPPSSTSSPPLTSSTSSSPSHLHTPSPSSSRSSTSSSSPSSTSSSSPSSTSSSSPSSTSLSSPSSTSSSSPSSTSSSSPSSI